tggattcccaaaaaaaatagagccgtttatggacgtttttttttggatttttgtgatttttttattttttttaatcccaaaatcatctataaatacacacattcatcatccacttttcacatcaaattatctctcattcacacttttccatactaaatcatctacatcttcctctctcacccAAAATCTCTCAAGCGGAGCGCtaagaacaagaatattatgaacaatatcgtgccgcctatgaagcctatgtcaccgccaatacccccgcccctcctcctcaaccaactagagcaaaacgtcgctacatccctcgtgatcgagagggagcccatgaaaggctcgttgccgactatttttccgacCAGCCGCGGTATCTAGAAGATTACTTGCGGCGCCGTTTTCGCATGTCAAAAAtggttgtttatgcgtattgtcaacacattATCCACCCGCGTTGAATACTTTCAAGAAGGTGCAGACGCAACCGGTCGGCAAAGTCTCACGgcgttgcaaaagtgtacttgtgccatccgacaacttgctactgggcaaacggctgacctcttcgacgagtatttgcatgtcgGTGAGTCAACTGGAATCCTATGCCTCAAGAATTTTTGCGACGGCGTTCGTTCTGCTTTCGACGAGGAATTCCTTCGGGCACCCACCACATACGATTGTCAACGGTTGCTTCGTCTTCACGAAACAGTCCACGGTTTTCCCGGTATGCTAGGCAgcattgactgcatgcattggaagtggaagaattgtccgaCGATTGCTTGGAGGGGGCAACACTTAAGTGGCCACAAAGGTGGCGGCCCAACGCTCCCTCGTGATCGAGAGGGAGCCCTTGAAAGGCTCGttgccgactatttttccgaccagccgcggtatctagaagattactttcggcgccgttttcgcatgtcaaaaatggttgtttatgcgtattgtcaacacattATCCACCCGCGTTGAATACTTTCAAGAAGGTGCAGACGCAACCGGTCGGCAAAGTCTCACGgcgttgcaaaagtgtacttgtgccatccgacaacttgctactgggcaaacggctgacctcttcgacgagtatttgcatgtcgGTGAGTCAACTGGAATCCTATGCCTCAAGAATTTTTGCGTCGGCGTTCGTTCTGCTTTCGGCGAGGAATTCCTTCGGGCACCCACCACCGACGATTGTCAACGGTTGCTTCGTCTTCACGAAACAGTCCACGGTTTTCCCGGTATGCTAGGCAGCATTGATctgcatgcattggaagtggaagaattgtccgaCGATCTGCTTGGAGGGGGCAACACTTAAGTGGCCACAAAGGTGGCGGCCCAAcgcttatccttgaagcggtcgccgactaccgcctatggatttggcatgcatatttcggtgttgccggatccaacaacgacttgaacgTGTTATATGAAGggactggcagcggaagcgcacacataaatcaattacagataattcagatctatttagcggattatttagacaaattctattcgcgtaattatcacatgtatcatgctcataactcaaataataacatgctttaaatcaattgaaacctaaaacatgcttttctaaggttcagccattataccttgatgattctccaaagaatcgaagatggctagcgccttctccacgtgaagatctttagtacaaaaccacggatcttctgactggttcccggactgtgaactgatatcagggtgggctgatctcaccagtgcactaggacttaaatagagaagacagaaatcctttcccacggaggagaaaaattCGACCTCTACTAGGAGTaggggggccgaaaattttagagtaaaaacaagtgtattttctgtctcctttattctcctatttataataagtcacatattgggcccagacagggatctatggaaggctttggatatgggctcctccaattagctttttactaattaaattaaacccaatttaatataagctaaaaattggaatattacgagcagccactacagaagtaatactgcactccccatccaaatccgaaattacaagtacttcgggtttccaatactttatatttatttcccgcgcttaagatagaaacatccattaattaatcattgtctgctatggacttaattaattaatatcttatttattccaagagaggactcagcaagaaaatcttatttattattcatagagtaattaaagtccaactagctaggttccgaataataaaaccttatttcaagcttctcttgaggatgttatcaaacgagactcacctcgcgcacgattcaacataatagcaatcctagcaccgctagatattaatcaccactacccaatataccaggcttattgggttgcgaaaaacccgcaccatttggtaagtcaaagtagtgcataatcaataccgtatgctcaatgctaacgtacattgattgagaaataatttactggacctcgtctttcaggtagatagcataaagattGTCTCgttgttagatccattcagtgttataccacaccaatgtcatcttatttcaagtaaggcttagaaataatcggactgacattgcaacatTTCAcaataggtagtctaagcctatctaggttgtgaaattattctttttctttgtttagaactgaccgtgttaccttaaagtgaacgacgcccacaaccggtctactaaaacaaagacttagactttgttaagttacttatacatttaaatatgcaacaaacatccattaaatgtaaaacataacaacattatgacaaaaataatctgtttattcatttggaaaataaaataagagttttaacagtattcaatcactcgaaatgtgatttctagtatacaaactctaacattatattcttcaccactcttcgatgatgttttgaatggtgtagcaccgatgatcgacttcaccgtcaacggaaatgcataccacatgggttactatctcgccgatggtatctacccaaggtggtcgactttcgtgaagtcgttcagcaatccacaagagcaaagacggattctttttgcgcagcgtcaagagtctgctcggaaagacgtcgaaagagcttttggtgtccttcaaggccgattcaacattgtgaagtccccttctcggctttggtacgttaagaatatcgccgatatcatgtacacgtgtattatcttgcacaacatgatttagctgacgaaggaccgatggcggctaacttttacgacgaggatgaagccggaagctcaaccgcgaggtctcccccacgccgaggtgtgcatacgacggtgaacgagaggatcgaaagaagacacacaatgcgcgatacaagagcccacactgagctacaaaaagatctaatcaatcacatttgggcgaaattcggcaacgagtagtgcgtctttttaattttattgattttaattgtgtaatttttaatttttaggattttaattgtgtaatttttaatttttaggattttaattatgtaatttttaattattttgtaatttgtaatagtatttcggatatttttaatgcattttaatattgtggaaatgtttttatttaaattgaataatagaatggtgggacccttgagcttgtccttagctaagagtacggatgtgggtgttgtgctcttagctaaggacaaggagtaaaagtgggtccgggcccacttccgtgctcttagctaagagtacggatggggatgctcttaggaATGTCCTTTCAAAATAGaccaattcttttttaaagaaaatttggcTCTCTAATGAGATAAGTCTCATTATCGATTTACAATACTCAAATCACTTTGTCtttttctatctcttactttaccaatttttcattaaaaccTGCGTCGTTTTAATAgttgtctattttttatggacgaatgaagtattttttatcataaattccTTGAATTTGAATAGTAATACGTACTATTGTTTAAAAGAATAAcccaaaaatcacaaaataattggaatactaattgaaataataagcTTTATTTAAAGAATGAGGGTTAATTAATCAGAATTATTGGAAAATCAAGCTTTGTTAAAAgaataatgagaaaaaaagaaattgaagctAACGTACATGTCTTCAATTTTCGACCGTTGAAATAATAAgctttgttaaaaaattaatgaaaaaaggagaaattgCAATCATTTATGAAACTGAAaggaaaaatccaaaattatacACTGCTCAAAGTGTCAAACCACCatattcaaaaattgaaacccAAACTTCCCTCCCTCCTTTTTTTCTAGGGTTTTAACACTCTCGCATGCCTAAAACCCCCAATTTCCAGTTCCTGCTCTGAAATTCTCTTTGCAATTCCCGGAATTTTACGTTTAATGCGTACATTGTCAGCGAATTTCCGCCATTATGAACTCTCTGAAACAAAATCAGGAGTTCATGCTGAGAGAATCGATCAAGCACTTTTTAACTTCATACCACAACGGCAGCTCCGATTACTCATCTTTCGAGTCGATTTTCTTCCGTTTGATCCAGACAATGCTCGATCCGCCGCTTGAAATCACTTGGTTCTACGCCGCGGTCACATTTCACACAGCGAAGCGAAACAGCCCTGCCTCTAGGGTGCTGATAGCTAAggatttgttgaatttattcACTCAGTGCTCTAATTTGAGTAGCGCGTCGAAGAAGATCGCACTGCTGGCCCCTGTGGTGTATGACCTGTACAGTATTGTGTGTGATTCTAGGGTGACTGAGCTGCATGAGCGGATTGAGGTTGGAAAATTGGTGGAGAATATGGTTTGTTATATGATGGTATCTGCTGGGGTTTATGATTACGGAAACGAGGATGTTGAGTGTGATACTGCTGTGGTGTGTTTTGAGGATTTGGTCCGGGTTTGGACTACTGACCGAGGTGGGGGGAGTTGCAGCTTTGTTGAAACTTTGAGGATGTTCTTCCCTCTTTTGAGTGATGGAACTTGGACGACGATGAATGCTGGTTGTGGGATAAGGGAGCTAGTGGGGATTGTTCAGTTGGAAGTGTTCTTTCTCAGGCTGTACATGAGTTTTAGTTCTGGGATGTGTACAGAGGATATCCTGAAAGATGCACGAGACCAGGCAGTTCAAACCATTAAGGGGTTCCGGAACATCTACTTTTTAGGTGATAATTCTTCTTAACATGATCTACTTTCGCTCTCTAACATAAGCCACTATACGAGCAGCAGATAAACTTCTCAAGCTTTAGTGTTAGATTGTAACATGGATGTCACGCTTCTTGTAGTATATAGTGTATTTCACTCTAAGCTGCACTGTTAGTTTTGGACAACTTTAACAGAACTCTACTTTAGCATTCTGATGGTGTCTCAAATAAGTAAGCCCTAGAGTTTTTGGCCAAGCAAGAATAGTAGTAAGCAACATGGTAAGGAATGTGAAAACTGTGAAGAAACTGTGAGCTTGTCTTTCATATTATGGTTAGGTACTGCGTATCATGATTTAAAGCATCCGGGAATAATTGAGTTTCTGAACTGGAGTGTTTAGAAATGCTTAGAAGTATTTCCAGTTTTTTGCAATGAGTTGTAGATATTGGCTCATCATAAAAGGGATAGCCTAATTTAGATCACCAATCTTATAGGTGCTTTAAGGTAATGTTCaactcatatatatacatgattCATTTACTAGCATATTCTTTGAAGTTTGTACATTACTTTATGCCTCTGGTCAAAACGAAAGATGAGTGCTTCAGTGTGGTAGCCTCCAGTTCTGTTACCCTTCCACATCAACAGGCAACCTAAACacttccaattttttttcttgattaatttgAAGATACAGGTTTTTAAGCATACTGGCAAGATGTTGAGTACTTGAGTTACATATTCAGATATTTCTGTCAATATATCTGTAACATCAGTCCTCATTTCACATGCTTGTGCTTTTTAACCCTAATTTGCTACCTGACGGTGCATTGCTCCTCACCAGATATGCTGCTCAAAATGCTGTCAGGACCTAGCTTGCCTATTGCAGCCTCAATGGTACTTCTATGTATTATTTCAACTATTAGAGCTGGTATTGACTGTACATGTAAAATCATTCAATAGCaatatctcttttacttttcaacaGATGAGTTCGTACAAGGATATACTATTTGTCTTTGATTTTGTTACTGCATAAGTAGCTAAGCAGTAAAGAACTAACATAAAATGCTCTACTTGGTGAAACTTATTCTTAATTGCTGCAGAGCTATGGAGATGCAGTTCTTCTACATAAAGTATTGTATGATGCTGTTATTTTGGTTGACTATTCATTTTATTCTGGGAGATGGATCCAGTCATCTGCCAGTCAATTGAAAAAGCTGGCTCTGGCATGGGTGTTGGCTGCTGACCAAGCCATTCAGTTTGCTAGGTACCGACTAGTACTTTTGTCCAATACTTATTCATAGTATAACCACATACAATTTTAGTATATCATTGCTGATAAACGATATCTGCAAATGAATATGGGAATTTTGCTGAGGACAGCGCTGCAACGGAAAAATCTTGGGCCATTTCTTACCTTAATGCTTTCAAAGAATGTCATTTGGTGGCTGAGTTAATTAAATGGGTCTGTAATCAAGCTGGAATTGTGGACCTAAATACCATACCTGACATCACCAATCCCAGAGCTTTAATCCGTGAGTTGTCTCAACTCTTATTCTCCTTGTTGTAATAGTTCAGCTTAAGCTTTCCGAGATTTATCCTTGGTAATTTTAACATTTGGAGCTCACTAGTTAATACAAAATGAACATATCAGTCTCACTTTGAATAATTAATGGTGGGAATCTCTTTGGTGGTTAAATTGAATAGAATTGAAGCTGCCAGCATAATCATCTTAGTTCTAGGCCAATCTtgctatattttcaactttGGTATTTGATGTGTAACTGAAATTGAAGCTAGCACCATAATCTTCTTAGTTTATGCTGTTcttggagtattattttcaacTATGGTATTTGATGTGTAACTGAGTGTTACTATGCGCAGAGTGGCTATTGGTCCTTAATGATCAGGGGATTAATGTATTCGATCAAAGCATGTCACTGCTCCATGCAAAAGCAGCAGCGTGCATATCAAAACTGGAGAGTGAGACACCAGAACTTACCCTCCGTACGGGTTATTGCCATATGAATATCATTGATCTCAATGAGAGTGATGAAAGTGAGGACAGAGAAATGGGTGATCAGCCTAACACCAGTGCTCTAGGGGGTTTCTCCTTGACAAGCGTGGAAAATGGTACTGGCAGAAAACGTAAAGAGGCTCTGAGTAGTTTACACGAACCACAGGTGAAGCAGGTCAAGCTCGACCATCTTGGGGACAAGCTCTTATCTTTATCCAGATGTGGACCAGATAGCGGTGGCCCCTTGGTTCAGAACATTGCCTTCGACGATGACATGGAGCTCGTTGGGTGAGTTCCCGTGCAGGATGGTGAATTTTGCCTTGTTCATTGCAATCCAAGTGTCGGCCTCCTACGGCCTCTTTTTCAACAGGTGATTTGAAAACAGTCATAGCAATGACAAGGACCATACTAGTATGactttatatgtataaaaaaaccATGAAACTTGTCATGATGCTGCTATGCCATATGAAACCTGCTTAATATCCCCCTGCATTTGTGGTTTTCATGTTCTGCTTTATATCTGTTGAGTTTATGTCTTCTGATTTTATTgcttgattattaatttattatcgaCTGCTTGAATTTGCATTTGGTAAACTCCACTCTTACTTTGGTGAATGAATGATGTGTATATGTGAATTCAATACACACACATTTGTGTATGGGTGTGTGTTTTTAAAAAGCAAAAGGGAGTTGGTGCCACGAGACACAACTTcatgtgtgtatgtgtgtttcTATGGGTGAAAAAGTGcaataaattatggaattgGATCGTGAGATGTCACCCAACTCTATGTGTGTGCACTCATTCAATCTTAACTATGTATTGATTGCTTTCCACtctaacttatttttatattactactacatcaTACTAGGCCTTTACTCCCACGGACTTGAAAATGTAGTGTAACTCAATTAGTGAGAAATTTAAGGATGTACTAGTTTTGAAGTTCAAGTCCTAGAGTTATGactatataatgaaaatttattataattagaaattatcACTATCGTTAGTTGTatgtggtttttttttttttcattttttttgtattctaTTGCACTATGTCCAGTTTTACTAAGTAAATATTGCTAGAAAACATGCAAAAGGTTATACTATTCATTTTAACCTTATAAaccaaattaatgaattagtaGTTGTGAAAAATGCTAAATTCTTGttattaattgaattcatatatatGTGGGAATGCTTTATTGAGGATGGTAAATAGAACTGAGAATTACATACGTGTGTTCAAGCATAAGAAATTCTATGTATAcgaaatttataatatatagtagtagtatatattattgGACCAGCCTATTATATCATATAGAAAAGTCATACTGTCGATATATATGACGAGTTATTTTATCAgttcttatttaaaattacaatatttatagatatttaattataatagtatgaAAGTACTAAAACACTTCAAAGAGTTTACGACGAAggtatttaaaatatttgataagTTAAAAGGTGTGGCCTTTTAACGTGATTGGGATTTCTGACCAAGAACTAAGTTTGATTACGTTATTAATTCCAGATTTTgataatacaataatttaattgatattaaGATTATATACATAAAAGAGATCCACCGACAGTCCACCCAAACTATACCTTTATATTGATTATCATCACATTTATAATGAGTCAGATATAGTTAAACATTATTTGTCCCATCACAGGGAAAAAGTGatagaacaaaaaaaacagaaaatatttcattcttttGATGGAATTAAATATCGAAataggtaaaaaaaatagaaaaatatactagaaaattaaaaaaatacggAGTCTTTTTTTGGGTAATTtgttgtactccctctgtcccactagaaatgaaacgttttcctttttgggttgtcccattaaaaatgaaatgtttcttaaaatagaaatatcttAATCTCTACTttcccctctctcttactttactctctcttctttaactcacaaaacaacattatataaaatcttgtgccgaaaagcaaacatttcatatttattgggacggagggagtatattagtGTTTCATATTCGTGGAATTTATACCATTTTCAGTTCCGAATTTATCACATCATCAGTTAAATAAGTTGATTATTTATGATCTCATAATCAAATCACAGAAAATATGCATTGACAGCCCAATTTTTTAGGTCGCGACTGAGAAATGATTTCGAgtattatatggagtactgCTAATTATAGAATATGATGATTGgtctaataaatttaaaatggaaactaTTATCTGGTAAGTCTtttataatacaaaattattttgaactAATTAGATctataaacataatattagTGCCCAACCAAAAAGTCTTTGGTTGGTAAGGTGATGTTTTCAGAAATAAAATTGCCAAAAAGTTTATTGAAAACGATTTATGCTCTTCCCCTGCACACATTttataacaaatatttattgctCTTGTATTTTAGTGGGGGCAAGacaataaattcctttttattggaggaaaaatatacttttattttaattaaatggtCTGTATCCTTACCGACAGAaaatcattaatattatttctctaaatTTCCAAGATATTTATGCGGTTTTATACACGAGGTGTGTCATGTATGGTTTACAAAGATTAAAGACTACAAACACCGtatctatttttaatgtaactaaaattttggacattaattatttctttatttaattaatttcttaaggTTAGTCGAAACTTGAGATtggagaataaaaaaaaatatgaactccAGTTATTATAAggttgaataaataaaataaatttaacgCCATAAAATCACATGAGAATTTGTTTGTACGATGACAATATTTTGCTTTGATTTCAAGGTAAAGCAGCTAAAAATGTTGCCCAAATATAGGAGCCTAATTACAAAAACGTTTGTGCAcacataaataaatgttttttaaaaattttaaaatactacaGCTGGATCCAAAAATGACAATCTCCCATGTAAACTGGATATGCATTTATTACTTAGGAGGTCCAATATTTAATGTGCTCTGagattttaatcaaattagtATATTTGATCAACTAGTAGTAAAATGTAGTACTCCATTTGTAAGTCAGCAGAAGTCATTCGGATGCAAATATGCAATAATATAAGTATTGGATTTCTTACAACAATTAGATTAAGTCAGGAGTaccaataattaatactctcttACTTATAATTAATACCAGTACTATTCTCTTCCTCGTGTGTAAAAAATGTTCTCtctgtccaaaaaaaaatagtctaatTTTGTCATCTTGAgatgtccacgaaaaatagtctcattctaaaagtagaaaatttctctttcatattttattactcccttcgtttcttcatagttgaggcgaaacttttcggcacggagttttagaaagaAATGTTGGATGTGTTtaacaaattgataaaaaagtaagaaagagaaaagtgtagagagaataaagtataacatgaataaagtagaaagaaaaaagtaagagagagtaaagtaagaaagagaaaaaaattatcatatatgcaaatgattcaattatgaagaaacttccctaaataaaaaaatgactcaactatgaagaaacggagaaAGTAGTTTTTTCCCTCTCCTATATTTTACTTacctttttactatttttcttttactctcattctctcttattttattaatttattattaaaatttgtatcgtccacaaattaaattattttctatggATAGAGGAAAGGAAGTAAAAAGGAACtgaaaaattataagttaGCCGGCAATTTtgtttactaaaaatatagctttaaaataatagtaagagtatattttaaaagcACATGGCATTTCTTAGAAAAGAGTTGATCgatttgcattaaaaaaattggtaaagttgAAAATAAACTTGATAAAGTGAGTAGGTTCAATGTTTAAAGTTATATCAGAATATATTAATCAAGTAGAATCCTacaaagtttaaaaataaa
The genomic region above belongs to Salvia hispanica cultivar TCC Black 2014 chromosome 3, UniMelb_Shisp_WGS_1.0, whole genome shotgun sequence and contains:
- the LOC125212774 gene encoding uncharacterized protein LOC125212774; the encoded protein is MNSLKQNQEFMLRESIKHFLTSYHNGSSDYSSFESIFFRLIQTMLDPPLEITWFYAAVTFHTAKRNSPASRVLIAKDLLNLFTQCSNLSSASKKIALLAPVVYDLYSIVCDSRVTELHERIEVGKLVENMVCYMMVSAGVYDYGNEDVECDTAVVCFEDLVRVWTTDRGGGSCSFVETLRMFFPLLSDGTWTTMNAGCGIRELVGIVQLEVFFLRLYMSFSSGMCTEDILKDARDQAVQTIKGFRNIYFLDMLLKMLSGPSLPIAASMSYGDAVLLHKVLYDAVILVDYSFYSGRWIQSSASQLKKLALAWVLAADQAIQFASAATEKSWAISYLNAFKECHLVAELIKWVCNQAGIVDLNTIPDITNPRALIQWLLVLNDQGINVFDQSMSLLHAKAAACISKLESETPELTLRTGYCHMNIIDLNESDESEDREMGDQPNTSALGGFSLTSVENGTGRKRKEALSSLHEPQVKQVKLDHLGDKLLSLSRCGPDSGGPLVQNIAFDDDMELVG